One stretch of Novosphingobium pentaromativorans US6-1 DNA includes these proteins:
- a CDS encoding TonB-dependent receptor: MRGIYAASTCLSLVAAAGLSSTALAQEGEGETQARRGQSEANIIVVTARRREESLQETPVAITALSAEMLETRQIQQTQDLERVTPSLQFKSAGQLSGTSAATVVFIRGIGQLDPTAAVDPGVGIYIDEVYVGRAVGGAIDFGDIAGVEVLRGPQGTLFGRNTIGGAILVRTKQPVLGEFSGKGRVRIGDDNLREGFAALNLPLGETVAARVSGGFRKRDGYVTRIFDGRDLGNDNSWSLGGSIKWEPSSDFDLFIRGDYNKRDENGAPFVFAGINETAPVPAIVSVGAGCPGATIPFAPLTPGDPRFGAPFVPATADARCANDAQALGKFTNGGTAPVTSTSETWGLAATARATLSDWLSFKSITSYRKTKSRGVRDADNTPFEILTTDLTTNSEQFSQEFQFQFDFNRLNMILGGFYYNEKSFERATVLLAFPPSPPVISSVLAGGPGSRDLQLSDLKTDSVAAFGEVSYELTDDLELSVGARYTKDKKSYIGNVSSLFPSTLPDPDPLPTEAIPDGGPLYIYYRPYRKSFSALTGSASIRYNVTPWLSTYLSYANSFKSGGFNTRYNAPPPGFVPVPFDEEKVTSYEVGAKFDLGDVRLNLAAFRADYKDIQLIFRQGVVPLLFNAGKARMQGFEAEFSYHTAWGLQIDAGLSHLDDQIRSVTDIPGATATIAPGDELPLTPSFQGNLGIGYEVLLGSWTLTPRVDVSYQTKTTFITGSVPEIEQGDYAVTNASLTLAQDGKGLTVQAGVQNLFNEHYKVQGNASLATLGYAEVIYARPRAWYMQVGYAF, encoded by the coding sequence ATGCGTGGAATCTATGCGGCGTCGACCTGCCTGTCGCTGGTCGCGGCAGCGGGACTGTCCTCCACCGCGCTGGCACAGGAAGGCGAGGGCGAAACGCAGGCCAGGCGCGGCCAGAGTGAAGCAAATATCATCGTGGTAACGGCAAGGCGGCGTGAGGAAAGCCTTCAGGAAACTCCGGTCGCGATTACTGCGCTATCTGCCGAAATGCTGGAAACCCGGCAGATCCAGCAAACTCAAGACCTCGAGCGGGTCACTCCCAGCCTTCAGTTCAAGTCGGCCGGCCAGTTGTCGGGCACCAGCGCCGCGACCGTCGTGTTCATTCGCGGTATTGGCCAGCTGGACCCGACTGCCGCAGTCGATCCGGGCGTCGGCATCTACATCGATGAAGTCTATGTCGGCAGGGCCGTTGGCGGTGCCATCGACTTCGGCGACATTGCCGGGGTCGAAGTGCTTCGCGGCCCGCAGGGCACGCTCTTCGGCCGCAATACTATCGGCGGCGCAATCCTCGTGCGTACCAAGCAGCCGGTGCTTGGCGAATTCAGCGGAAAAGGCCGCGTGCGCATCGGTGACGACAACCTGCGCGAAGGTTTTGCGGCGCTCAATCTGCCGCTCGGCGAGACGGTCGCGGCGCGCGTCTCGGGCGGCTTCCGCAAGCGCGATGGCTATGTCACCCGTATCTTCGATGGCCGCGATCTGGGTAACGACAATTCCTGGAGCCTTGGCGGTTCGATCAAGTGGGAGCCGTCGAGCGATTTCGACCTGTTTATTCGGGGCGATTACAACAAGCGCGACGAAAACGGCGCGCCCTTCGTATTCGCAGGTATCAATGAGACCGCGCCGGTGCCGGCCATCGTCAGCGTCGGTGCGGGTTGTCCCGGCGCGACCATCCCGTTCGCGCCGTTGACCCCCGGCGATCCGCGTTTCGGGGCGCCTTTCGTGCCTGCTACGGCTGACGCGCGCTGCGCCAACGACGCGCAGGCCCTGGGCAAGTTCACGAATGGCGGCACGGCGCCCGTCACCAGCACGTCGGAAACCTGGGGCCTCGCCGCGACGGCGCGGGCGACCTTGTCGGACTGGCTGAGCTTCAAGTCGATCACGTCCTATCGCAAGACGAAATCACGCGGCGTTCGCGATGCGGACAACACCCCGTTCGAGATCCTGACTACCGACCTGACCACCAATTCGGAACAATTCAGCCAGGAGTTCCAGTTCCAGTTCGATTTCAACCGGCTGAACATGATCCTGGGCGGATTCTACTACAACGAGAAGAGCTTCGAACGGGCCACGGTTCTTCTTGCTTTCCCGCCGTCGCCGCCGGTCATATCCTCTGTCCTTGCCGGTGGGCCGGGCAGCCGCGATCTCCAGCTTTCCGACCTCAAGACCGATTCCGTCGCAGCCTTCGGCGAGGTGTCCTACGAACTCACCGACGATCTCGAACTGTCTGTCGGCGCGCGCTATACGAAGGACAAGAAGTCCTACATCGGCAATGTCAGCAGCCTTTTCCCCTCCACGTTGCCTGACCCCGATCCACTGCCGACCGAGGCGATTCCAGACGGTGGGCCGCTTTATATCTATTACCGGCCCTATCGGAAGAGCTTCTCGGCGCTGACCGGTTCGGCGAGCATCCGTTACAATGTAACGCCTTGGCTGAGCACTTATCTTTCCTATGCCAACAGCTTCAAGTCGGGCGGTTTCAATACCCGTTACAACGCGCCGCCGCCGGGTTTCGTGCCGGTGCCCTTCGACGAGGAGAAGGTTACCAGCTATGAAGTGGGTGCGAAGTTCGACCTTGGCGACGTCCGGTTGAACCTTGCGGCCTTCCGCGCCGACTACAAGGATATCCAGCTCATCTTCCGCCAGGGCGTCGTGCCGCTGCTGTTCAATGCCGGCAAGGCACGTATGCAGGGCTTCGAGGCGGAGTTCAGCTACCATACGGCCTGGGGCCTGCAGATCGATGCCGGACTCAGCCATCTCGACGACCAGATCCGCTCGGTCACCGACATTCCGGGCGCGACCGCGACGATCGCTCCGGGTGACGAACTGCCGCTCACGCCTTCCTTCCAGGGCAATCTGGGCATCGGCTACGAGGTCCTGCTGGGAAGCTGGACGCTGACTCCGCGCGTGGACGTCAGCTACCAGACCAAGACCACCTTCATCACCGGCAGCGTTCCCGAGATCGAGCAGGGCGACTATGCCGTGACCAACGCCTCGCTGACCCTGGCGCAGGACGGCAAGGGGCTGACCGTGCAGGCCGGTGTCCAGAACCTCTTCAACGAGCATTACAAGGTTCAGGGCAACGCCTCGCTCGCGACCCTGGGCTACGCCGAGGTGATCTACGCCCGCCCGCGCGCGTGGTACATGCAGGTTGGCTATGCGTTCTGA
- a CDS encoding acetate--CoA ligase family protein has product MDRSKNIDRLLKPRSVAVVGASDKPGALGSSMLANLERNGFDGAIYPVNPKRSEIGGRKCFAGIEDLPEGVDCAVLAIPRAGILPALKGLAERGVGAAVIFSAGFAEDGEEGLAEQREIAEIAARHGIVVEGPNCLGCVNHVDKVPLTFVETECRPPEGRGIAVVSQSGAMAAVLATMLQSRELGISYTVSTGNEAASGVEDYLEWLIDDAHTKIVAMIVEHFRKPQAFLQVVERLRAAGKEVVLLHPGRSSAARESAATHTGAMAGDYKVMRAKVEQAGVIMAETLEELADVSEIAVRSSALPEAGAAVLGESGAFKALTLDLSEELNLALAGLADADSPALRAALPEFVPVSNPLDITAMGLSQPRIYTETIAALLADKRVGAILVGLIQTDPTTCALKFPAVLEALEGGEGGKTVVFAGLDEGAEVPREWLARLRAAGIACFPSTERALRAIARLTHRRRPGGDTAIDPMPLAQLESGTIPEYRAKQVLASAGIAFPEGRFAASADEAVAAAAALGGRVAMKAQAAALGHKSDAGGVRLALEGEAAVREAWATMHEAVAGYDASIVLDGVLIEAMGRPGTEMIVGAKRDAEWGPVVLVGFGGVTAEVLGDVTLITPGQGAEAIAEAIHGLAQAPLLRGFRGSAPRDVAALARLVETVGKVMQGNDRILEIDLNPVMLYEEGKGLSVLDALMLVA; this is encoded by the coding sequence ATGGATCGCTCCAAGAATATCGACAGGCTGCTCAAGCCGCGATCCGTCGCGGTTGTCGGCGCATCCGACAAGCCCGGCGCACTGGGCTCCTCGATGCTGGCCAATCTCGAGCGCAACGGGTTCGACGGGGCGATTTACCCCGTCAACCCGAAGCGCAGCGAAATCGGCGGGCGCAAGTGCTTCGCCGGAATCGAGGATTTGCCTGAAGGCGTCGATTGCGCGGTGCTTGCGATTCCACGTGCAGGCATTCTCCCGGCGCTGAAGGGGCTGGCCGAGCGCGGCGTCGGCGCGGCTGTGATCTTCTCGGCCGGCTTTGCCGAAGACGGCGAGGAAGGCCTTGCCGAGCAACGAGAGATTGCCGAGATCGCCGCCCGGCACGGCATCGTCGTCGAAGGCCCCAATTGCCTTGGCTGCGTCAATCACGTCGACAAGGTGCCGCTGACATTCGTGGAGACGGAGTGCCGCCCGCCGGAGGGGCGCGGCATCGCGGTAGTCTCGCAAAGTGGAGCGATGGCGGCCGTGCTGGCCACGATGCTGCAGTCGCGCGAACTGGGTATCAGCTATACCGTCTCGACCGGCAACGAGGCGGCGAGCGGGGTCGAGGACTATCTCGAATGGCTGATCGACGATGCGCACACGAAGATCGTCGCCATGATCGTCGAGCATTTCCGTAAACCGCAGGCCTTCCTGCAGGTGGTGGAGCGCCTGCGTGCCGCGGGCAAGGAAGTGGTCCTGCTGCATCCGGGGCGCTCGAGTGCCGCGCGGGAAAGCGCCGCGACCCACACCGGCGCCATGGCCGGCGATTACAAGGTTATGCGTGCCAAGGTCGAGCAGGCCGGGGTCATCATGGCCGAAACGCTGGAGGAACTGGCCGACGTTTCCGAGATCGCCGTGCGTTCGTCGGCCTTGCCGGAAGCGGGAGCCGCGGTTCTGGGCGAGAGCGGAGCATTCAAGGCCCTTACGCTCGATCTCTCCGAGGAGCTGAACCTGGCCTTGGCCGGGCTTGCCGATGCCGACAGTCCGGCGCTTCGGGCTGCCTTGCCCGAATTCGTTCCGGTCTCCAATCCGCTCGACATCACGGCCATGGGCCTCTCGCAGCCTCGGATCTATACCGAGACGATCGCGGCTCTGCTCGCCGATAAACGGGTCGGCGCGATCCTCGTCGGTCTGATCCAGACCGATCCGACCACCTGTGCGCTGAAGTTCCCCGCCGTGCTTGAGGCCTTGGAAGGGGGTGAAGGCGGCAAGACGGTCGTGTTCGCAGGGCTGGACGAGGGCGCCGAGGTGCCGCGCGAATGGCTTGCGCGCCTGCGCGCAGCGGGCATTGCCTGCTTCCCCAGCACCGAGCGCGCCCTGAGGGCGATAGCGCGGCTGACCCATCGCAGGCGGCCGGGCGGTGACACTGCCATCGATCCCATGCCGCTGGCGCAACTGGAGTCCGGCACGATCCCCGAATATCGCGCCAAGCAGGTGCTGGCGTCTGCCGGGATCGCCTTTCCCGAAGGTCGGTTCGCGGCAAGTGCGGATGAGGCGGTCGCTGCCGCGGCGGCACTTGGTGGCCGCGTCGCGATGAAGGCGCAAGCGGCTGCGCTGGGGCACAAGAGCGATGCAGGCGGCGTCAGGCTGGCACTCGAAGGCGAAGCTGCGGTTCGCGAGGCTTGGGCGACCATGCACGAAGCGGTGGCTGGCTACGATGCCTCGATCGTGCTGGACGGCGTGCTGATCGAAGCGATGGGGCGGCCTGGCACGGAGATGATCGTCGGTGCCAAGCGCGATGCCGAATGGGGGCCTGTCGTGCTCGTGGGGTTCGGCGGTGTTACCGCCGAAGTCCTGGGCGACGTTACGCTGATTACCCCCGGGCAGGGCGCAGAGGCCATTGCCGAGGCGATCCACGGGCTTGCACAGGCGCCCTTGCTCCGCGGATTTCGTGGCAGTGCGCCGCGCGATGTTGCAGCCTTGGCGCGGCTGGTCGAGACGGTCGGCAAGGTCATGCAGGGCAATGACCGGATTCTCGAGATCGATCTCAATCCGGTCATGCTTTATGAGGAAGGGAAGGGCCTCTCGGTTCTAGATGCGCTGATGCTGGTCGCCTGA